A genomic segment from Truepera sp. encodes:
- a CDS encoding S8 family serine peptidase, which produces MNKARVSLVLGAVLALVLAACNSVQESGALEAQASKGNLRLNVLLNTDASPQVLAELGRYGQVRDVLEAIDGVTMNAKADQLPAIRALPFVAAANPDAERYAAPIDTVAATDFTNGLSTWDQDAINVTDFGTLDRQVEFAGSGVYVAVVDTGLVDSWRQFFPQERIAVEYAKSFGGGGGERGKVSEQPNKWEHDTNSHGTHVTSTILGFSRLGTPINGTAPMATVIPVKVLNQNGSGWSSVVAAGIEYVGDLKAGPLKDSPVVINMSLGGPALDAMEQAAIDYAIEQGVIIVASAGNSGEAGMGYPGAYPPVISVAASGWVGEWTQASWWYKKDVPDPTDPEDFYITDFSSRELAGQDLDVAAPGSWIVGPYKLNSGNTPSYYYLGGTSMASPHVAGIAALMMEKNGSLTQAEVETILEGSAIPLAAGCRTITGPTGATEDVCWGTDATGAGLATADAALAATSTP; this is translated from the coding sequence ATGAACAAGGCTCGAGTAAGCTTGGTCCTCGGAGCGGTGCTGGCCCTGGTGCTGGCGGCGTGCAACTCGGTACAGGAGAGCGGGGCGCTCGAGGCGCAGGCCAGCAAGGGGAACCTGCGCCTCAACGTGCTCCTCAACACCGACGCCAGCCCGCAGGTGCTGGCCGAACTCGGGCGCTACGGGCAGGTGCGCGACGTGCTCGAGGCCATCGACGGCGTCACCATGAATGCCAAGGCCGACCAGCTCCCGGCAATCCGGGCGCTGCCCTTCGTCGCCGCGGCCAACCCCGACGCCGAGCGCTACGCCGCACCCATCGACACGGTGGCCGCCACCGACTTCACGAACGGTTTGAGCACTTGGGACCAGGACGCGATCAACGTAACCGACTTTGGCACTCTCGATCGCCAAGTCGAGTTCGCGGGCTCTGGAGTCTATGTCGCCGTGGTGGACACCGGCCTGGTGGACAGCTGGCGGCAGTTCTTCCCTCAAGAGCGCATTGCCGTGGAGTACGCCAAATCGTTCGGCGGTGGTGGTGGGGAACGCGGCAAGGTCTCCGAGCAGCCCAACAAGTGGGAGCACGACACGAACAGCCACGGCACCCACGTGACCAGCACCATCCTGGGCTTCAGTCGGCTCGGCACGCCGATCAACGGCACGGCACCCATGGCGACCGTCATCCCGGTCAAGGTGCTGAACCAGAACGGCTCGGGCTGGTCGTCGGTGGTGGCGGCAGGTATCGAGTACGTTGGCGATCTCAAGGCAGGACCCCTCAAGGATTCGCCAGTCGTCATCAACATGAGCCTGGGTGGCCCGGCGCTGGACGCCATGGAGCAAGCAGCCATCGACTATGCCATCGAGCAGGGCGTCATCATCGTCGCCTCGGCGGGCAACAGCGGTGAGGCGGGCATGGGCTACCCCGGCGCCTACCCGCCGGTCATTTCGGTTGCCGCCTCTGGTTGGGTCGGGGAGTGGACGCAAGCGAGCTGGTGGTACAAGAAAGACGTTCCTGACCCCACGGACCCGGAAGACTTCTACATCACCGACTTCTCGAGCCGCGAACTCGCGGGGCAGGATCTCGATGTGGCCGCGCCGGGCTCTTGGATCGTCGGTCCGTACAAGCTGAACAGCGGCAACACGCCCAGTTACTACTACTTGGGTGGCACCAGCATGGCGAGCCCCCACGTCGCCGGCATCGCGGCGCTGATGATGGAGAAGAACGGGAGCCTGACGCAAGCTGAGGTCGAGACCATCCTCGAGGGCTCGGCCATCCCTCTGGCTGCCGGCTGCCGCACGATCACCGGACCCACGGGTGCAACGGAAGATGTCTGCTGGGGGACCGACGCCACCGGCGCCGGTCTCGCCACCGCGGACGCGGCACTGGCGGCTACGTCTACGCCGTAA
- a CDS encoding prepilin-type N-terminal cleavage/methylation domain-containing protein: MNKQARHQGMTLIETLVALFIFGIVAMIATSGVISALRVQGVNEAATSAQAKLRRVVEVFTQELRSAVLGGVSNQPYASDNSSISFLLLDGGAGYQVLPHDQGSGFPASVNFEIIAPGGAAEVTAALNGQQIMLINGNGDATVLQVTNVAATKGPGSATYRVVHNACANTIDYTPNSTLIMLVTSLGMSFDAATGTLNQTSGGGAEVPMAFSLDGVELEYIYLLDDGTSRVLSAPYADANGNPVKRGNVAGENVSLARIQLTVSATEPSGAGHSVSRSYTGQVEMASNPSFRIDRVVPCIP, translated from the coding sequence ATGAACAAGCAAGCAAGACACCAGGGCATGACCCTCATCGAGACGCTGGTAGCGTTGTTCATCTTCGGCATCGTGGCCATGATCGCTACGTCGGGCGTCATCAGTGCCCTTAGGGTGCAGGGGGTGAATGAGGCTGCCACCAGCGCTCAAGCCAAACTGCGGCGAGTGGTCGAGGTGTTCACCCAGGAACTGCGTAGCGCCGTCCTCGGCGGCGTGAGCAACCAGCCCTATGCCTCGGACAACTCCAGCATCTCGTTCCTCCTGCTCGACGGCGGCGCAGGCTACCAGGTCTTGCCCCACGACCAGGGTAGCGGCTTCCCGGCCTCCGTCAACTTCGAGATCATCGCGCCTGGCGGTGCGGCGGAGGTGACGGCGGCGCTTAACGGTCAGCAGATCATGCTGATAAACGGCAATGGCGACGCTACCGTGCTGCAGGTAACGAACGTAGCCGCCACCAAAGGGCCAGGGAGCGCCACCTATCGAGTGGTGCACAACGCTTGCGCGAACACCATCGATTACACGCCCAACTCCACGCTGATCATGCTGGTGACTTCGCTCGGGATGAGTTTCGACGCCGCCACCGGCACCCTCAACCAAACGAGTGGAGGCGGCGCCGAGGTGCCGATGGCCTTCTCGCTCGATGGGGTGGAACTCGAGTACATCTATCTCCTCGATGACGGCACCAGCCGTGTGCTCTCCGCGCCCTACGCGGATGCCAACGGCAACCCGGTCAAGCGCGGCAACGTTGCCGGCGAGAACGTGAGCCTAGCCCGGATCCAGCTGACCGTGAGCGCGACCGAGCCGAGCGGCGCTGGTCACAGCGTGAGCAGGTCGTACACGGGTCAGGTCGAAATGGCCTCTAACCCGAGCTTCAGGATTGACAGGGTGGTGCCATGCATACCTTAA
- a CDS encoding DUF4900 domain-containing protein: MLYALLLMVVVVGIGTLMFARTVNEIKHSGDDAAIIQTLLLARGAANMGGAVMQGAVRAELENIVEADSSTTNRWSFGTGNASSTAPDASSVATALTTGSSSVARKLQTSVDAALCNQAIPLTGAGTAWFRVYFTDSACGVALPASVQLPAGRFVSGIPRGKGSGAEQVYALPFVLVAEGSVGTYNRNVVAQGEYRFEVGRASFAKYALFTNVHTTGPNGNDIWFTDRTLFDGPVHTNNYFRFYDRPWFGGPVTSAGCDDVRADRCAKYGLRGAEFYDEGLISSANMSPSATNPSYRNVYGTHAPELTGGVAWEAAYVPLPANNQDQEAAANTAGLMFGSSLDSLTLWAANSAGESPTRDASGEFQPPATHQFIQACTSKKDSSCTTYRYDDSGLLERRSGNGPNYTWTTVRANFNGVLYTQGSVDHFTGPARVPSNSNDPRNAPPALASFAQLTLAVDDNVTITGDLKYERPPCTGTPKRVDGVVVPAECDDLDAANVLGVYTQTGNINFGHNNSKTRDNAPYDVTVHGVLMTSRGRVQVEDYSNGGVRGSVNLLGGIIEYYYGAFGTFNAGSGNQSSGYSRAFTYDRRMSMGIEPPYFPTVMQDGVKGVSVFSFGQREQLY; this comes from the coding sequence ATGCTCTACGCCCTCCTCCTGATGGTCGTGGTGGTAGGGATCGGCACGCTCATGTTCGCGCGGACCGTCAATGAGATCAAGCATAGCGGCGATGACGCGGCCATCATCCAGACCCTGCTCCTTGCGCGTGGCGCAGCCAACATGGGTGGCGCGGTCATGCAGGGCGCCGTGAGGGCCGAGCTCGAGAACATCGTCGAGGCAGACTCCAGCACCACGAACCGCTGGTCGTTCGGCACCGGGAACGCGAGCAGTACGGCACCCGACGCGTCTAGCGTTGCCACTGCCCTGACTACAGGAAGCTCCAGCGTGGCTCGTAAGCTGCAGACGAGTGTAGACGCTGCACTATGTAATCAGGCCATCCCGCTTACCGGGGCCGGAACGGCCTGGTTCCGTGTCTACTTCACCGATAGCGCCTGTGGCGTGGCCCTCCCAGCCAGCGTGCAACTGCCGGCAGGACGCTTCGTTTCCGGCATTCCTCGCGGCAAGGGATCGGGGGCGGAGCAGGTCTACGCCCTCCCGTTCGTGCTCGTCGCCGAAGGCAGCGTTGGCACCTACAACCGAAACGTGGTGGCGCAAGGCGAGTACCGCTTCGAGGTCGGTCGCGCCTCCTTCGCCAAGTACGCGCTCTTCACCAACGTCCACACGACGGGCCCCAACGGCAACGACATCTGGTTCACGGACCGCACACTGTTCGACGGTCCCGTGCACACCAACAACTACTTCCGCTTCTACGACCGCCCGTGGTTCGGCGGCCCGGTCACCAGCGCCGGCTGTGACGACGTCCGAGCCGACCGCTGCGCTAAGTACGGCCTGCGTGGTGCCGAGTTCTACGACGAGGGGCTTATCTCGTCCGCCAACATGAGCCCGTCCGCCACCAACCCCAGCTACCGGAACGTCTACGGCACCCACGCTCCGGAACTCACGGGCGGCGTGGCCTGGGAAGCGGCCTACGTGCCGCTGCCTGCCAACAACCAGGACCAGGAGGCAGCAGCCAACACTGCCGGACTGATGTTCGGAAGCAGCCTCGACAGCCTGACTCTTTGGGCAGCCAACAGCGCCGGTGAGTCGCCCACAAGGGACGCCTCGGGCGAGTTCCAGCCTCCCGCCACCCACCAGTTCATCCAAGCCTGCACGAGCAAGAAAGACTCCAGCTGCACAACATACCGCTACGACGACAGCGGTCTGCTCGAGAGGCGCAGCGGTAACGGCCCGAACTACACGTGGACCACCGTACGCGCCAACTTCAATGGCGTCCTCTACACACAGGGGAGCGTCGATCACTTCACGGGGCCTGCGCGCGTACCCTCGAACAGCAACGATCCCCGAAATGCGCCTCCCGCGCTGGCATCTTTCGCGCAGCTCACCCTGGCGGTCGACGACAACGTCACGATTACGGGTGATCTGAAGTACGAGAGGCCCCCATGCACGGGAACCCCGAAGCGCGTAGATGGTGTCGTCGTGCCGGCAGAGTGTGACGACCTGGACGCCGCCAACGTACTGGGCGTCTACACCCAGACGGGTAATATCAACTTCGGCCATAACAACAGCAAGACGCGCGACAACGCGCCATACGACGTGACCGTCCATGGCGTGTTGATGACGAGCCGCGGCCGGGTCCAGGTCGAGGACTACTCCAACGGGGGCGTGCGCGGCTCGGTCAACCTCCTCGGCGGAATAATCGAGTATTACTACGGTGCATTCGGAACCTTCAACGCCGGCTCCGGGAACCAATCCAGCGGTTACTCGCGCGCCTTTACCTACGACCGGCGCATGTCCATGGGGATCGAGCCGCCATACTTCCCGACGGTCATGCAAGACGGCGTGAAGGGCGTGTCGGTCTTCAGTTTCGGGCAGAGGGAGCAGCTCTACTAG
- a CDS encoding HAMP domain-containing sensor histidine kinase, with amino-acid sequence MKRYFSRPSLHRRLALILVVQTVAVLLLTALALFLVLRSFLKESEERRLETLVERVSVHVPDEKHEALALKSDFPSDVHVRLLQQGEVVAATPDFPNVPLDAPTGYSIVGLHQVLSREVREDGQRFVLQLAGDAGGVRVALRAYLSALAVIVPLAALVVAALSNLVAGNMLAPVRQLERAAAGLSGSRELRTPLPGVAAGDELGRLARTLQATFTRLADGMDREVDFLRAAAHDLRSPLTALRTRIEGALARPRAPDAYRATLVELQQDVENMRSLVDHLLLLAQDHAPTKLVEVDLPALANAAVDAAREARPGALLTADLAPDTPPVRGDPLLLTQLLTNLLENAAYHGGGAPTELACWRGPGGGAVLRVSDSGPGVAAAEVARLGEPFYRPDPARGRAAPSGHQGSGLGLAIVKRVVEWHGAAWRIESAPGEGFSVTVEFLPA; translated from the coding sequence GTGAAGCGCTACTTCAGCCGGCCCAGCCTTCACCGCAGGCTGGCACTCATACTGGTGGTGCAGACGGTGGCGGTGCTGCTGCTCACGGCGCTGGCGCTGTTCCTGGTGCTGCGCAGCTTCCTCAAGGAGAGCGAGGAGCGGCGCCTCGAGACCCTCGTCGAACGCGTCAGCGTCCACGTACCCGACGAGAAGCACGAGGCCCTCGCACTCAAGAGCGACTTCCCGAGCGACGTCCACGTGAGGCTGCTGCAGCAGGGCGAGGTGGTGGCCGCCACGCCCGACTTCCCCAACGTGCCGCTGGACGCACCCACCGGTTACTCCATCGTGGGCCTGCACCAGGTCCTCAGCCGCGAGGTGCGCGAGGACGGCCAGCGCTTCGTGCTGCAACTGGCGGGCGACGCGGGCGGGGTGCGCGTGGCGCTGAGGGCCTACCTGTCGGCGCTGGCCGTCATCGTGCCGCTTGCCGCGCTGGTGGTGGCGGCCCTCAGCAACCTGGTGGCGGGCAACATGCTTGCGCCCGTCAGGCAACTGGAGCGCGCCGCTGCCGGCCTGTCGGGATCGCGCGAGCTGCGCACGCCGTTGCCGGGCGTGGCGGCCGGCGACGAGCTCGGGCGCCTGGCGCGCACCCTGCAAGCCACCTTCACGCGCCTGGCCGACGGCATGGACCGGGAGGTCGACTTCCTGAGGGCGGCAGCGCACGACCTCCGCTCGCCCCTCACCGCCCTGAGGACGCGCATCGAGGGCGCCCTCGCGCGGCCGCGAGCGCCGGACGCTTACCGCGCCACGTTGGTCGAGTTGCAGCAAGACGTGGAGAACATGCGCAGCCTGGTCGATCACCTGCTGCTGCTGGCGCAAGATCACGCGCCCACCAAGCTGGTGGAAGTCGACCTGCCGGCGCTGGCGAACGCCGCGGTAGACGCGGCGCGCGAAGCGCGACCGGGGGCCCTCCTCACCGCCGACCTTGCCCCCGACACGCCGCCGGTGCGCGGCGACCCGTTGCTGCTGACGCAGCTCCTCACCAACCTGCTCGAGAACGCCGCCTACCACGGCGGCGGCGCCCCCACCGAGCTGGCATGCTGGCGCGGTCCGGGCGGCGGCGCCGTGCTCCGGGTGAGTGACTCGGGCCCCGGCGTGGCCGCGGCAGAGGTGGCGCGGCTGGGCGAGCCCTTTTACCGTCCCGACCCGGCGCGCGGCCGCGCGGCGCCCTCCGGCCACCAGGGCAGCGGGTTGGGCTTGGCGATCGTCAAGCGGGTGGTGGAGTGGCACGGCGCCGCCTGGCGGATCGAGAGTGCGCCCGGCGAGGGCTTCAGCGTGACGGTGGAGTTCCTGCCGGCGTGA
- a CDS encoding type II secretion system protein, with protein MRPRAHTLRNAGSSGFTLLELLVVAAIIGIVAGIAVMSGRPLVRAQAEEAAFRTVQQSVWQGATMAASRGVRTQLTYTGSTLDVMNQSSGAVIRTFELPAAASINVPSGTTLLEFTPPGKVDEASLAALPDPLTITSNGRARDVEVSLIGEVRLR; from the coding sequence ATGCGACCTAGAGCACATACGCTCCGCAACGCTGGTAGCTCCGGGTTCACCCTCCTGGAGCTGCTGGTGGTCGCCGCCATCATAGGAATAGTGGCGGGCATAGCAGTAATGTCCGGCCGCCCGCTGGTGCGGGCGCAGGCCGAAGAAGCCGCGTTCCGGACCGTGCAGCAAAGCGTTTGGCAGGGGGCCACCATGGCGGCGTCGCGGGGGGTGCGTACACAGCTCACCTATACCGGGTCGACCCTCGACGTCATGAACCAGTCCAGCGGTGCCGTCATCAGGACGTTCGAGCTGCCCGCTGCCGCCAGTATCAACGTGCCCAGCGGCACGACCCTCCTCGAGTTCACGCCCCCGGGTAAGGTCGACGAGGCCAGCCTGGCGGCGTTACCGGATCCTTTGACGATCACCTCCAATGGCAGGGCCAGGGACGTTGAGGTCTCGCTGATCGGAGAGGTGCGCCTAAGGTGA
- a CDS encoding prepilin-type N-terminal cleavage/methylation domain-containing protein, translating into MSVSVYQRRRFAARRSQGLTLLEVILALAVLAIIGAVFTTAVLRNLRHTTTAGTRTQAAQVLNYFGRRIVGGDSALQPASGDTLSWGYEQLAAAFPDIGGATGMADVDRYRVDVSAVGTSTVAGATLQQYDVLVCFEAPDGESCVTGTTLSSSASSTGSTPPLPGVN; encoded by the coding sequence ATGTCCGTGAGTGTTTACCAGCGCCGGCGGTTCGCGGCGAGGCGATCGCAGGGCCTCACCCTGCTCGAGGTCATCCTCGCCCTCGCCGTCCTTGCCATAATCGGGGCAGTCTTCACTACTGCGGTGCTGCGTAACCTGAGGCACACGACCACTGCCGGCACGCGCACCCAAGCCGCGCAGGTGCTCAATTACTTCGGGCGGCGCATCGTAGGCGGGGACTCAGCGCTCCAGCCGGCTAGCGGTGACACCCTCTCTTGGGGCTACGAGCAGCTCGCCGCGGCGTTTCCCGACATCGGAGGCGCTACGGGAATGGCAGATGTTGACCGTTACCGGGTAGACGTCTCGGCGGTAGGCACCTCTACGGTGGCAGGCGCCACATTGCAGCAGTACGACGTTTTGGTTTGCTTCGAGGCCCCGGACGGAGAGAGCTGCGTGACGGGCACCACCCTCAGCTCTTCCGCAAGCTCGACCGGCTCGACACCCCCGCTGCCCGGTGTCAACTAG
- a CDS encoding IS5 family transposase (programmed frameshift): MQLTREQFALIEHLLPVQRGNVRIDNLTLLNAILYVAVNGCTWRGLPARYGRWHTVYTRMSRWAKAGVLDRVFEELQMLQLLRVRIEVVSLDSTSIKVHPDGTGALKKGGPQAIGRSRGGLNTKVHLVAAGLKQVLGFCLSPGQAHDAPIGRELLQSLGVDNLQIPLIMDRAYEGNETRYLAQSLGFEPVVPPLQTRRDPWEYDTELYKRRNEIERLLGRIKRFRRVFTRYDKTDLMFSAFITDQLR; the protein is encoded by the exons ATGCAGCTTACTCGCGAGCAGTTCGCCCTGATCGAGCATCTCTTGCCGGTGCAGCGCGGCAACGTGCGCATCGATAACCTTACGCTCCTGAACGCGATCCTTTATGTCGCGGTGAACGGCTGCACCTGGCGCGGGTTGCCCGCACGCTACGGTCGCTGGCACACGGTCTACACGCGCATGAGTCGGTGGGCGAAGGCCGGTGTCCTCGACCGCGTGTTTGAGGAGCTCCAGATGCTCCAGCTCCTGCGCGTCAGGATCGAGGTCGTCAGCCTCGACAGCACCAGCATCAAGGTGCACCCGGACGGGACGGGGGCCCTGAAAAAGG GGGGGCCTCAAGCCATCGGCCGCAGCCGCGGCGGGCTCAACACCAAGGTTCATCTGGTTGCCGCGGGCCTCAAGCAGGTCCTCGGCTTCTGCCTGAGCCCCGGCCAGGCGCACGACGCGCCCATCGGACGTGAACTGCTCCAGAGCCTCGGGGTCGACAACTTGCAGATCCCGCTCATCATGGACCGCGCCTACGAGGGCAACGAGACGCGCTACCTGGCGCAGTCGCTGGGCTTCGAGCCGGTGGTGCCACCGCTGCAAACGCGGCGAGACCCATGGGAGTACGACACCGAGTTGTACAAGCGCCGCAACGAGATCGAGCGCCTCTTGGGCCGCATCAAACGCTTCCGACGCGTCTTCACCCGCTACGACAAGACCGACCTGATGTTCAGCGCCTTCATCACCGACCAACTCCGTTAG